tttacttatccAGTAAGATATGTAAGCATCTACCTGCTATGAGTTGACACAAATATTTGtacattcactgttttttttaatatatatatatatatatatacacacacacacacacacacacacacacacacacacacacacacatatatatatacacacacatatatatataggttACCATAAATTTTGGCACAGACATCATGTCTCAGGATGACCTCAAATAATCCCTAACACTTGAACTAGCATCAAATCAAAGTGTTTAGTGCAAAATTAGCAAATAGTAGCATGCCAGCATGCTAAATTTATATGATGAACGCATTATATCTGATAAATGTTGGTACGTGTTACTGTGCACATGTTAGCATGCAGTTAATATTTGACTCTAAAGTACCACTGTGCCCATGTATTGCTTCACAGAGAAGTTATTGTGATTTCATTAAGttctgttcacttgttgtcttTGCATTTGTGTAGTTAAGGACGACAGATTTCATACGGTGACGGTATGAGCTTTGTTCTATTTTCTGTGCTTACACATAAGCCTATCAAAGAcaccaaaaaaggaaaatatgacTTTTACAGTCAACTATCAAACAACAGTTTGGTGGCTCGTGTTAAGTCGATCGTcagtgttgtttgttgtgtttagtCGGTTATGTCCCTGTTTCCCACGTCTTCCAGACATAATTACATCTTCTGTTCTTCATTCAGTGTGTCAGCTCATTCCATTAGCATTATGAAGACAGGGCTCACCATGCGCTGCTCATTTCATTTCCCCTTTCATCAGCGACCTGGCAAGGCTTGTGTTCCCCAGTGCACTATTAAATAATGGGTCTTTTAATAGTACGCTGCATTGTGTTACAGATCTCTGTCAACGGTTTCTGATGGTTccggagagagaaagacagaaagaaagacagagagagagaggggaagatCTTGATGTCTAAGGAAGGCCTTTGGATGTTGGAGGATGATAGATGTTGCAAGTCTGCAAAGTCTGCCTCAGTGTCTGAGCCAATTTCCTTCAAAAACTGCACAATAGAGGCCTTATCTTTAAGTAATATGAGGGCAATCGGTTAGCCAGGAGCTACAATAGTCCTCTGGACTCTGGAATACCACTTGGAGCAagacttttaatatttcataataCAGGCAAGAACAGAAGACCCGGTTTTAGACAGCTGATGATTTACATTATAGTGTTTTGAGGCAAGTGCGCTTCAGCCTCAAAACGTTTTCTGCTATATGCTCATTAATGGAGTTGGCCTACATTATGGCACCGCTGCCAGTCAACTGTGCCATCACCATGGAGCTGTCACATCAATGAGGTCACGTCTCCGTTTTTCTCTGCAGGAGTAACACTGGTACAGtttgaggaagaaaaaaaaaacacatgtggGCTACAATACCCCAACTGTGTTCAACTGCGCATTAATGCAaccactaaataaatcaatatacaGCCATCAGTCCATCTCCTGCACCACCACCACACATGGATGTAACCCCTGACCCATTATTTAACGGAATTGATCAATTAACAGCCTCCAGTGGCAGCAGCAATATGAATATGACTTCTTTAACTATTAAAGGCATTGGTCAGAGTGTTGGTGCTGCAAACACCAGCTCCAGCTACACAGTGTGGCCTGGAGACATGGAGCTGAGACTACAGATgcagagaggaggcagaggatggctggctggctgcAGTGAAGTGGGACAGAGCAGCAGTCAGCAGAGCAGACCGAAGCTAATGCAGCCAGGCATCAAGTCTTTCCTGATGTGCAAGTTCTGCCCGTCTCGTTTCTCCTCTGGCTGAGTGACCCCGAGCAGCAACTCCCATCTCATGTGGCAGCGTCCATCCCTGAGTCACAGCACAAAGCCCGCAGCGGAGCACAGCGCAGGCGGCACAAAACACCGAGCATccactgcttctgtttttttttctactctcCAAAATACGCACCATTTTCAGCAGCATATGTTGctattaacaaaaataaatatataaaaaaatacccATGCACAGTGAAGGCTGCGGAATCACACATGTCTGAGCCGCGATCATATTAAATCATGTCATGCATTAAATGAAAGGCCCCAGAACAGCAAAACGCATTGTTCCGGTCTAGTTGTGTTGTCATGCCTGGCACGGCACGGCATGCAAGAGGCGATAGCTGCTGGCCAAAGGATacgagcaaagaaaaaaaaaaggaggagacgGCTGCACATCGCCTACGCCCATTCACAATGTGCGTGTTTTACTACCCAGACTCCTGGCATCCCCCTGATCCGTCAGGATTTAGTCCGAGCATTTGCAATCTGTAGCCAGTGACGCTGATCTCACTGCGCATGGATCTCCAAATACCTGTTTGCGAATTAAATGTGATTCAAAGATGGCTAGTGTGCGCCTCAAGCCTAATTctgtattatatattatatttatatgagCCAGTAAACCCGGGTTGTGAGAACTGACCACATCGACGTGTCTAGCGCGCATAAATGGTTCACAAACGCCCgtaaaataatcaatatttcCCATTACACTGGTAAGTTTGATCAGTGGCCGCAGCCGACAAACACAGGAggctaaacaaagaaaaaaaggtcagtCTTTTGTTGCTTCCTTTATAATCGTAATCGGATTTAAATCTCTCCACCGCCTCCCTCAAACAGAGACCCGGGTGTAGCCTACAGGCGATGTGACAATGACCATCCGCTCAGTTATTCATTTAAAGCGCAGAAATACGAGCGCAAGCACCGGACGCAAGGTGCCGGCGTCTCCTTATCCAGTCTGGGCGCTCCTTCATCAGACAATAACACCGCGAAACAACGACAATTACACTCACCTCGTGGTCTGAGGAGGAGTCGGACGGAGCGGCGGTCTGAGGGGGTTTTTATCCCCCCGAAAGATGCGGAGGATTTCGGGGGAGACGGTGTCGGTTTGTGGGGAATAAAAGGTATCCGCGGCGTCCAGAGGATGTTGGTGATGTTGGAGTGCGGGGGGTTTGGCTACGTGCTGGATGCTGTCATCGTACTGGGGCTGCTCTCTGCCTAATCCTCGGCCCTGAGCTCAGGAATAAGCCAccaccccctccctccctccctccctccctcctcccagcATCCATCGCTGTCTGCTCGGAGAAACCCCCACCCCTCCTCCGTAAGGTCAGCCACTCACATCAAATGAGAATAATTCAGgaattattcattcattaattgTCGGCTCACTTCGGATTCCCCCCTCAGTTCTTGCTCTCGTTTTTGTGAACCACATCCGAAAGTATCGGCTACCAAATAATctctattaaaaaatatattgataATTGATTTTATGATCTAGTTCACAGCCTGTCTGTTAATTTCTGATATTTCCAAGTCAATTTACAACAGCAGTATGtgagccaaagtgctttccagtaagAAAAATTACCCTAAAAAGTATAAATATTGAGGTTAAGGCCCTACACTGTTATTTATGGTGAATCATTTGTATATATTCAGGATTGAAACtctacaaaaaatatataaaattcaaCTTTACCTTTACTATTTAAATATTATGAGGCTAAGACTTTACAGTGCTATTAATGATGGAGCttaacctgactaatttaagTTGCCacagtacaaaaatataaatgaaaaccacaaaaaatccTCCAACAACTCTCAGGATGCAagctttacttatttttttgtgtgttttgaagttttttgttgttgttttttttttttttggagggcttgcaatattttatttttaatagaatttcttttaaaaatatattattcatTAGGAGGAGGTTGTATTTTAATGTCGatgcttcttgtttttctatatttgtggtAAGAACttggaatattttcttttaatgtcatttttttttgttttttaaaaaatattttttgtgtgatttttctgcaGGACCatgattatattttattttacatttttattttctcattttatttcagactGTATTATGTGTTTAATGCAGTTTTCAAGTGATCTGTACTTTGACAACTCAGTTAAACTGAATCCAGTCACTTCCATTTAACCCTTAATTCTGAGAACCAATAGTCCAGAAACAGGGCACAAACtgggagaagaagaaaactacCCCAGAGCCCCAGATGCCCCCAAGGCCTCTTTCATTGTATGTCAGCTGGCTTGTGgtaatttgattattttcttggaACTCAGCAATACAAATTCACCATATCCCCTCAGATGACAATGACTTCAAAGCAAGTCCTGCTTTACTACTGTTCTCATGAGCCCCCTAGTCTTTCATGGCGCTTGTTGCTAAATGAATTAGTTTTGAACCAAATTATCACTAACGGTTCCAGCTGGGCCTATAATGTAGTTCCAGTGGGGCCTTTCCAAAAAAGCTTGAATTATGAgtattttaacaacaacaaaaagggaTTTGTCGTTTCTTTCtacaatgttttattgttttagccTACAGATTTTatctattgaaaaaaaaatggatgaaattaTTTGTCTAAATTTAGCCAGTTTTAAAAGTAAGCCAAAGACAGCTGTTTTCCCCCTACTGCTTCAAatgaatcagttttattttttttaaatccagtcTAAATTTCCTGTGCTTTTATTAATTTCATCAACACTTTAATTTGCTTAATTGCATTTTAtcctttgaatgtttttatttttcttgtcttttgtcttaatttgtctTAATATTAACAGAGCAAAGATGTACACAGTCTACAAAtactaaaatgaaaacagacaatTTTAGCAGCAATTCAGCCAGATATAATAGTCTAAATATAAGAAatacactctaaaaatgtcagatgaactaaaagagttaaaaaaaaatttttttttaaattatacgCGTTCTCACAACCTCTTCTAGGCATAATTTTGATGCTAAAGACAGCTACTATCCTAAACTGCCACGTAACATTTCGCTTTTCGGTGCCTTCATGCAGCTTGTCCCTCCCAGGCCGCCGTTCATCGTCGTTACGTCCGCCGTTACGCGTTTCCGCTTTGGATTATTTCGCCCATGCGATGCGCCTGTATTTTAAACACTGAAGAGAAGAGCGAGTAAAATCCACAGCCGCAATGTTTAAATTGGAAGGACTCGGACCTAAAATGGACCcggaggagatgaagaagaaaatgcGACAAGACGTCATCTCTTCTTTACGAAACTTTCTGATTTACGTCGCCCTCCTCAGAGCCAGTGAGTGCAGCCAGATGACATTGACGTTTAGCCATTTTACTACACGTTTCTTCCAGTTCAGGTGTTGTGTCTCAAAATGATCACCTGTCGAAACCTGATTGACATCGGAGGCAAAAATCATAATTTCTGCATTATTGTACCTGCTCTGTATGCAGCATTGTAACCAgtcttgttgtttttaccaGTTGAATTAGCTTTACAGAACCAGTTCAACTCGTATAAAACAGTTTTTCGCCCAAAAAAGTGTGACTGAAATGGTCTTAATAAATCAGCAAGACTTCACTCTATTCATGTGGATTATATTTATGGTAAAAAGAGAtaatttctttagtttttacgTAAAACCCATTCATAACTCACGTTAATTACAGTCTAAACAAGAATATTAGACATACCAAACacattactagtaataatagtaCTGCCTGTAAATATCcttaatgttatgcctgattgacCTGCAAACATTTCTGTTAGCACAATTATTGAATCACAAGAAATGTTACAGTTTGACACAAAAAATCCAccctaaaaaaacataaatctgtctgtttgtgcgCAATATGATTATGACTGATCCAGACAAAAGCAGTTGTGGACATATAGAAACTGGTCAGTACAGCTTTATCAAGAAGCAATGAGTTTTTGGTGCGACACTGGATTCCCTTTGGATATTATTGGTCACGTTGTTCATGTAATAATTAGGCAGTAAAGGAAATCTTACAAAAATGTAGCTCATTACCTTAAAACTGTAACCTAGAGTATATTGTGGAGTGATATACAAACAGCATCTACCTACCACCGTCATAGAACTTACCATACTGAATTCACATGCTAAGCAGTTGTTAGCAACAAAACCTTTACTGAATCTCTTCACATGGCCTTAATATGACataatttctgtgtttgcagCTCCGTATGTGTTAAAGAAGCTGGACAGCATATGAGTGGAGCAGCTGgtctcttcttcctccatccACTGAGAGTTCACTGCATCAGAGACGGCATGGATCTCCATCCAGCAGACAGCCGGGGCCATCACAGCGTCACTGTGGAAAATGACCAATGTTTGTCCACCGCTGCTGCACTGGAGAAACCGGCTTGTTCTTATTTTCAGTTCTGTTTGATGTTGTAAACTATAGTTGgcctttatgtttttttgaaaTTCAACATATTGTGATCTTTGTTAAATGCAGAGTTTGTGTC
This Amphiprion ocellaris isolate individual 3 ecotype Okinawa chromosome 13, ASM2253959v1, whole genome shotgun sequence DNA region includes the following protein-coding sequences:
- the tomm5 gene encoding mitochondrial import receptor subunit TOM5 homolog, which encodes MFKLEGLGPKMDPEEMKKKMRQDVISSLRNFLIYVALLRATPYVLKKLDSI